The Teredinibacter sp. KSP-S5-2 genomic interval TTAACATCGGTTTGAGCAGTTTGTTAGAGCTAACCACACACACTGAAACCAAGAACAAACTTATACTCACAATCAGTTTCTTCATTACACTCTTGTATAACGTGATATTCGTTAAAACACACATCACCCGAATCTCGTACACAGTAATATGAAAAGTTTCCGCCAACTTGTGTAGGACAACGATCTACTTGAATTGACCTTTTCTTTAGAGAGTCTTTCCTACCGGAATACATTTTCCCTTTATAAATGTTGCCAATACGCTCCATTTCAGATAATTCATAGCTAGTGTACTTGGCTACACACCCAGAAACCAAAAAAACTAGAAGTATACTTAGAATAGCATTCACTATACTTTACACCTTAATATCCAAAAAAGTTTTGCTTGCATTTGCTGTCTTTGCTTGTTAACTTTTTTGCTTTAGTGCTTATATGTATCGATATCAACCAACGCACCAATTTCACCTAAAAATCCTATTGTTTCAACTTCGAAACCTATCGCTGGAGTTGAATGCTCTTTATTCATCGAGAACCGCAAAACCACTTCAAATCTTGGTAAAACATTGAAACGCTCTTTTGCCTGAAGAATGAGATCTTTCTTAGCTTTGAGTTTATCAATGATCTTCGTAGACATTTCAAATATGTCAATATGGTCATTAACAATATTGTTGGTTGAAAGCTCCCAAGAACTCATTTTCGGGATTTTTCCAGCAATCTTTGAGCCTTTTCGCCTTATCGAAGTTGGTTCAATTCCGAGAAATTTAGTTACTTCGTCAGGCTCAAAGTCATCTCCATCTAGAGCAAAGTAAACTCTTCCTTCATTAGTATTCACTTGGTACTCCTAGAGAGCTAACGCCTTTAGCATGGACCGCGGTATAGGCGCGAAGCGCCGGAACGGAGGTTCAGCCGAAGGCGATCATTCACCTTTTTGTTATGTGCTTTACGACAGCACTCATAAAGTAGTGCTTAACCTTAGAATATGATAACTCACAATAAAGACTAAACCACTAACATAGAGAAGACACAAGCCTCCGTACCCTACGTACCCTATTTGCTTAGCACGTTTTGGGGCACCAAAAGCCAGCTTGCCCGACCCGACTATTCCGAAGGCTAGCAGAGTAAACAAAATAAGCATTAATACTACACTACGACCTGCATCTGGATCAGCTACTACCCCAATTACGGAAAGCACCGCAATGGGCCACCACGCAATATGCTTATAGATTTTTGACTGAATTTCTATTGTGTTCTCCATTACACATAACGCCTCAAACACCGGCGTGTTTAATGCTTTCCCGGCTTTGACTTGTTAACTTTTTTAAATCGTTCATTTTTAACCACGGTCTACGCCTATGTAGCATTCGATGGCAATTCGAGCATACCAAAGCTATGTCTTCCCTTTTTGTTTCCTCTCCATCGTCCTTGAGCTCACTTATCGGCTTAGTATGGTGCGCCTCGATAAACTCAGCACCCAGGTCTCCATAAAAAGCTTCAAAATCAAAGCCACAACATTCACATTGTAATTTTCCGTATCTATCCAGTGCTTCTGCTTTAACTTGCGATATCAGCTTTGAATTTCTTTCCCTCGACCTGTGCAATCTTTCTTTTACCTTCCCCTCAGGGAATCCGTCTCGAAAGGAGGGCTTATCTGGGTCAAGTTCATCTGCTTTTGCTCGATTTTCAGCAAGAGAGATCAATTCAATTAGAAATTCCGATACTTCGTCTAGTGTCCTTGGTAGAGAGATAACGACATCAAGGCTAAAGAAATATTTCTCAAAATACTCTTTGCGCTCATCATTTCTTCCGTCTCTCTTCGATGGTCTATAACGCCAATCGAGACAATCTCCGTCCTCGTTTGAAGAAAAGTCATGAATTTCAGCTATTGGTCCAGCTCTATCTTCAGGAAAAAGAACGACGTAGTAACCATTCACTTCGTTCCATTTTATTAAAAGTAGCCACAGATTTATTCCTTTCGGATTTTCAATTAAAAAACCTCCTTCGAAATCCTTCGAATTTACCCATTGGTGAAAATCCTTCAATGGCCTGGGGGGTAATTCTTTACTGATCAATGGGTAAGCTTTCTCTTTACTGCTGTATTGGGATAGCACCCTACACAAATTCTGTACTATCTGAATATCCACTTATCTCTCCACAGACGTTTACGGGTCGGGCTGCTCAGCGACCTGCTGTAAGGCGTTGATAGGCGGCCGCGCTCGCTCGTACTTCCCAACCAATTCATAACTCAAATTTAACTCTTACTCAATTAATAACTCTGCCCAGACGACTTGTGTTACAGCTCTGAACAGACCGACCCGAGACATGGCCGAGGTCTCTCAGCGAGCGAGGCAGTGTATCGTTTTACATCAGGCGGCAGAAAAACGCGTAGCGTTTTAATGTCCTATAGGTCGTTAACAGGTTCGGTCATATAGATGTTAAATGCCTGATGCACCAATGACTGCAACACCCAAAAACAACGCGATTACACCTAACAGCCTTAGCCACCATAGGTAGAACCGCTTGAAACATAGGTTGACTAAGAAAAGTAATGAACCAACCAAGCCAACTATTATAAATAACCCAGTCACAAATGCAGCCGGCTCTCCACCGTAGAAATATTGATGGACTGAATCAGGTATATGTTTCCAAAAGAATATCTCTATAAGTAGCACTACTACACTAAGTAAGCCAAGAGATAAACTCGTAATTTCAATTCTTTGCCACATACCTTGTGCCATTTAACGCCAAGCCAGGCGGAAAGTACGGTGTGGCGAAGCCACGAAGTATTTGTCCTTGCTTAGGCGCCTTGTTAGAGGTTTCATATCTATAGCCAAGAGAGCGCGTGCTCTTTTATAAAATTAGTATCATGCATTACCACTCTGATACGCTCAAGCTTTGCCAAAGCTTGGCCATTAAGCATACGAAAATTATCATAACTTAGTATTGCAGGCTGCCCATTCGATTGCGACAACTCTATTTTCCTATTGTGGTCGGGAACGAACATTACCCTTTTTTCATTATCTGGACGTGGAGTAACATCAATAAAAGCGCCTTCAGAATTAATCCAAACTGCATGAAATTGAGCTTCTATAAATTCTTTTGTTGAATCCTGAGAAATCATCCAACCATGTTGCATATCTCCACCTGCACATTTCATTTTCACCCAAGTGTTAAAAAAACAATTATGTATTTCCGGAGAGAACTCACTAGGACGAAAATATTTTAAAAGTACCACTTCATTCTCGTTTAAATCGAGATGCCGGATGATATTTTTCACCGATCCATTTACTTTCTTCGGAGATTTGGGATTAAATCTCATCATCTTAGCCTAATGACCTCTAACGCCGCCAACAGCGACAGCTTGCATGGAACACCTTTTGTTTAAAAATGAGCGAAGCGAAACACAAAAGGTGCGGAGTGTAAACTGTCCAGCCCACTCAGTGGGCGATGCTGCCTGGCCTTGTTAAGCATTTTCGTATTCTTGAGAAATTTCGTCTCTTTTACTCTCTACTGAGATATGCAAAATAACCGTATTTTGTAGATCGCACGACAAATGAAAAGCCGAGTGCTTTGAAAACCATAACACCTCAGAAAGGAGTTCTTCTGCATGCCAAGTAGTAGCTACAAACGATTCATCCGGTATTTCCTTACCCTCAAACTGTAAAATATTTGAAGAATCAACTGAATCATCCCAAGAGTTGCAGTTTATTCCCCAAGCCATCATGTACAGGCATCCCGACTCGCAAAGCCAATCACTGACTTTCGCCTGCCATTCAGGTGCTACCTCTTGATCGATTACTACCACACACTTAAATGGTTTAAACCTAGATATATCGGGGAGTGCTGAATTGTTTTGTATTTGCACGTATTCCATTGTGAGTACGCCTAACAGTTTATTCTGCGCACCAAGTGCGTATATCTCTTGGTGCGCATATTTCGTTTTTGAGTTTATCTTTTTTCTTTAAAATCAATAAATTAACTATATCACACAGTTAAAAAGCGCACACAATGCGCACAGCTTGCTAAATTTTGGCGCACAAAGCACCCTAAGTTACGACAATGTAATCACATAACCAACTAATTGTGATAGATGCACAAGGAGTATTGATTAGAAGCCAGCAAGTTTTTCGCTGCAGCGGTTTAAACCTTGCTACCAAGCTTCTCGCTGTATACCAGAGCTATATTAGACGAATACAACTTCCCTTGGAGCTTGTTTCAAATAGGAAGGCCCTCCGACAGCTAGCTATCGGAGGGAGAAAGGAGAGGAGTTGAAAAACTATTTTACTTCCAGCGCTCGGCCAGCACGTTTTCCATCCGCTGAACGGGCTCTTATTTTAATCACGGCGTTTTCATTCACAGCTTGATCACCAATCAGTGGTTTCCATTGTCCACCATCTTGTTGATACTCAATGAGTAAGCCTGGGTAGATTAAGTTTGCTCGTAATATTCCGTCGTCAATTACTGCACCAACGGTCGGCACACGATACGCGATACCATGTAAATCCAGTTTGGCTAATTCTCTGCGACCGAGCACTTCCGTAAACTCAGACCAATCCTGTTTCATATCTGCCTTGTTTTTGGCTGAGATATTATTTGTCTCGGAGTTATAGGTTTGTTTTTTATGGGAGTATGGTACTTCCCATTCCGGTTTGTGCCACATGCGTTCCGCCAGGGTAATGATGCGAGGAAATAGCATGTACTCAGCTTGTTCATTTGAGCGAACGGTCTCAGACCACAATTGCCCTTGCACACCTTTTACGCCTTTACCCGGCTCGATTGGAATCTCATCTTTGAGTTCGATAGGTTGTTGAACATTGCCTTTCCAAATTTCGGCATGTACAGGCAGGTTGCCCGGCATAAACTGGAATATTTTTTGGCTGTTTAACTCACGCGCCGCCCAGTCATATCCTCGCTCTTTGGGGTCTGCTTCGTAGGGCATATCCAGGTATGCGATATCAGGTAGCGAAAGTACCACGTCCCAACCGTGATTGATTTGATCATGGGTTTTGGATATTTGCCCCCATTGCAACATGTCCCACATATTTGACTGAACCCGCTTGGGCATTTTGTCAAAATGGGTATGGCTTAATCCATCACTCCAACCGGCAGGTAAAATACCTTTTTCGGCCAATGAGTTTGAAACCCGTTCAACAAAGTGATTACCCAGATTGGACGCTTTATCAATACCATGTTCTGCCATGTAGGCTTTACATGCAGGGGAATCAAGCCATGCTCCTGGCGTTTCATCGGCACCGATATGATAGATGT includes:
- a CDS encoding DUF4279 domain-containing protein, which codes for MNTNEGRVYFALDGDDFEPDEVTKFLGIEPTSIRRKGSKIAGKIPKMSSWELSTNNIVNDHIDIFEMSTKIIDKLKAKKDLILQAKERFNVLPRFEVVLRFSMNKEHSTPAIGFEVETIGFLGEIGALVDIDTYKH
- a CDS encoding HNH endonuclease; this encodes MDIQIVQNLCRVLSQYSSKEKAYPLISKELPPRPLKDFHQWVNSKDFEGGFLIENPKGINLWLLLIKWNEVNGYYVVLFPEDRAGPIAEIHDFSSNEDGDCLDWRYRPSKRDGRNDERKEYFEKYFFSLDVVISLPRTLDEVSEFLIELISLAENRAKADELDPDKPSFRDGFPEGKVKERLHRSRERNSKLISQVKAEALDRYGKLQCECCGFDFEAFYGDLGAEFIEAHHTKPISELKDDGEETKREDIALVCSNCHRMLHRRRPWLKMNDLKKLTSQSRESIKHAGV